One segment of Nostoc flagelliforme CCNUN1 DNA contains the following:
- a CDS encoding VOC family protein produces MSDLGFTHIALAVSDVDASISFYAKYAQMTVVHHRIDQATQSDVAWISDLTRPFVIVLIKAAKVEGALLPQSHLGVAYQNRGEIDRLCNEARTEGILLAGPNDWGHPVGYWAFIRDPDGHTLEISYGQEINFTVEQARDAINRVS; encoded by the coding sequence ATGTCTGATCTTGGTTTTACTCACATTGCACTTGCAGTCAGTGATGTTGATGCAAGTATCTCATTTTATGCAAAGTATGCCCAGATGACAGTCGTGCATCATCGCATTGATCAAGCGACTCAATCAGATGTTGCTTGGATTAGTGACCTAACTAGACCTTTTGTGATTGTGCTAATTAAAGCAGCTAAAGTAGAAGGCGCACTATTACCACAATCCCATCTTGGGGTAGCTTATCAGAATCGCGGGGAAATTGATCGCCTGTGCAATGAGGCACGCACTGAGGGAATACTGCTGGCTGGGCCAAATGACTGGGGTCATCCGGTCGGTTATTGGGCTTTTATTCGAGACCCAGATGGTCATACACTGGAAATTTCCTATGGTCAGGAAATTAATTTTACAGTTGAGCAAGCTAGAGACGCGATTAATCGCGTCTCTTAA
- a CDS encoding MBL fold metallo-hydrolase has translation MFLTWFDSNSWLLEIGGKRILIDPWLVGSLIFSNLDWLFKGSRSQNRPIPDNIDLILLSQGLEDHAHPPTLKLLDHSIKVVASPNAAKVVQQLGYTQVTVLAHGETFTLNNQVEIKSFPGSPIGPTLVENSYLLKELESGLTVYYEPHGYHSPELKQAAPIDVVITPFIDMTLPLLGPIIKGQNSALEVVKLLQPQVILPTAAGGDVAFEGFLMKLIQTKGTAEEFRSLLEKNNLSTRILEPKPGDRFELPLEKRALAI, from the coding sequence ATGTTTTTAACTTGGTTCGACAGTAACTCTTGGCTGCTGGAAATCGGCGGGAAACGAATACTAATTGACCCTTGGCTGGTTGGTTCGTTAATTTTCAGCAATTTGGATTGGTTATTTAAAGGCTCGCGATCGCAAAATCGCCCAATACCAGATAACATTGATCTGATCTTGCTGTCTCAAGGTTTAGAAGACCACGCTCATCCACCAACGCTTAAATTACTTGATCACAGCATCAAGGTTGTAGCTTCTCCTAATGCTGCCAAGGTTGTACAGCAGTTAGGTTACACCCAGGTAACAGTATTGGCTCATGGTGAAACTTTCACTTTAAATAATCAAGTTGAAATTAAGTCTTTCCCTGGCTCTCCCATTGGCCCCACTCTGGTAGAAAATAGTTATCTCCTCAAAGAGTTGGAGAGTGGTTTAACTGTATATTACGAGCCTCATGGGTATCATTCCCCAGAACTCAAGCAAGCTGCACCTATAGATGTAGTAATTACACCGTTTATTGACATGACATTGCCTTTACTTGGGCCGATTATTAAAGGACAAAATAGTGCTTTAGAAGTAGTAAAGTTGTTACAACCTCAAGTAATATTACCTACTGCGGCTGGTGGTGATGTGGCGTTTGAGGGATTTCTGATGAAATTGATTCAGACTAAAGGAACTGCTGAGGAATTTCGTTCGTTACTTGAAAAAAACAATCTTTCGACGCGGATACTTGAGCCAAAACCAGGCGATCGCTTTGAACTACCATTAGAAAAACGAGCATTAGCAATCTAA
- a CDS encoding S-layer homology domain-containing protein, which yields MNQSYFAQMSKFILAATSVAIFSPIASASATSGFSTTVAQISDNSTGQQLLADKKVETRSRTTTIERQTITTESRNSTASAKGKKTGFSLAIWEPSGNLSEVIARISVKSKSGKGYLKERFLGDYKYKIKQKAKFAKGLKASDRIVVRLYDVQNRFIGYSEFECLSANTTVNLVLSAKPTEYQVVRTVYGVDADQNGTIDAGTTTYDYFTQISDQRVSFLSSSQTFQGSQFQVEGLSTIARTSVYPVSFTQGEYALVRQSFVSVFSSDLAEALQATPGSLVQVIEVSDNSSYDISQMLMNYRQVGMSRALQVGFSDVSTNYWAKDFITELASMEILEGFPDGTFRPDAPVTRAQFAAMLQKAFSKGKIRQAIAFKDVSTRYWAYNAISEVYQMGFLNAVIGKGFNPSQSLSRLDILVALARGLNYQTSGSTDTILSVYSDATTIRSEYRSLIAALTQRGIVVNYPNANLLNVERVATRSEVSALLYQALSSTGEVANISSQYVVGQQQQQVAVEEQTETSTEGVKPRRHCNQGIGNGAEGCDPGNSSPHGGSNDEGGRTPGKK from the coding sequence ATGAATCAAAGTTACTTTGCTCAAATGAGCAAGTTTATTCTGGCTGCAACCTCTGTGGCAATATTTTCGCCAATAGCTTCTGCATCTGCAACTTCAGGGTTCTCTACCACCGTCGCCCAAATATCTGATAATTCCACAGGTCAACAACTTTTAGCCGATAAGAAAGTAGAAACCAGGAGTCGTACTACTACTATTGAGCGACAAACTATCACCACAGAAAGCCGTAATAGTACTGCTTCTGCGAAAGGAAAAAAAACAGGTTTTAGCCTCGCTATTTGGGAACCATCCGGTAACTTGTCAGAGGTAATTGCTCGCATTTCTGTCAAGAGTAAAAGTGGTAAGGGCTATTTAAAAGAGCGGTTTTTGGGTGATTACAAATACAAGATTAAGCAAAAAGCAAAATTTGCTAAGGGCTTAAAAGCTAGCGATCGCATCGTCGTGCGATTGTATGATGTTCAAAACCGCTTTATTGGCTACAGCGAATTTGAATGTTTGTCTGCAAACACCACAGTTAACCTGGTTTTATCAGCCAAGCCTACAGAATACCAAGTCGTTCGTACTGTTTATGGTGTTGATGCTGACCAAAACGGCACTATTGACGCAGGTACCACCACCTACGACTACTTCACCCAAATCAGTGACCAACGGGTTAGTTTTCTGAGCAGTTCCCAAACCTTCCAAGGTAGTCAGTTCCAAGTAGAAGGGTTGTCAACAATTGCCAGAACCAGCGTTTATCCCGTCTCTTTCACTCAAGGTGAGTATGCTTTAGTGCGTCAGTCGTTCGTGAGCGTCTTTAGTTCCGACTTGGCAGAGGCTTTGCAAGCTACTCCAGGTAGTTTGGTGCAGGTGATTGAAGTCAGCGATAACTCTAGCTACGATATCAGCCAAATGCTGATGAATTATCGCCAAGTTGGCATGTCTCGCGCTCTCCAGGTTGGGTTTTCTGATGTTTCCACAAACTACTGGGCTAAAGATTTTATCACCGAGTTGGCCTCGATGGAAATTCTCGAAGGTTTTCCTGATGGGACTTTCCGCCCAGATGCACCAGTAACTCGTGCCCAATTTGCGGCAATGCTGCAGAAAGCGTTTAGCAAGGGGAAAATTCGCCAAGCGATCGCTTTTAAGGATGTCTCAACTCGATATTGGGCTTACAATGCCATCAGCGAAGTTTATCAAATGGGCTTTTTAAACGCTGTTATTGGCAAAGGTTTCAACCCCAGCCAAAGCCTTTCTCGCCTTGACATTTTGGTAGCATTAGCGCGGGGATTAAATTATCAAACCAGTGGTTCCACAGACACAATTTTATCTGTTTACAGCGATGCAACTACTATTCGTAGTGAATATCGCAGTCTAATTGCAGCTTTGACACAACGCGGTATAGTCGTCAACTATCCCAATGCGAACTTGCTAAATGTTGAACGGGTAGCAACTAGGTCTGAAGTATCTGCTTTGCTATACCAAGCTCTATCTAGCACCGGAGAGGTAGCAAACATCTCTTCGCAGTATGTTGTTGGACAACAACAACAACAAGTTGCAGTGGAGGAACAGACTGAAACTTCGACCGAGGGCGTCAAACCGCGTCGCCATTGCAACCAAGGAATTGGTAATGGTGCTGAGGGCTGTGACCCAGGCAATTCCAGTCCTCACGGTGGCAGTAACGATGAAGGTGGACGCACACCTGGCAAAAAGTAA
- a CDS encoding translation initiation factor IF-2 N-terminal domain-containing protein gives MNNGKLRIYELAKELNLDSKKLLLICEKLKIVVKSHTSTISESDAERIRLAVNKLTAKSSKAKTNSEDWGYMFIASAIDSFIRHLEGETALKSYPEFRERRDRANKLMLECVGKKPSLFYVRRKGAGKEAREEIWDLTIATDSDDFPLPARLEKLRKTLGFRAAVPKDGRDGIKILSAQLLQPSRGHADSYAIPCRLRLLPNHQHHLDIPPATLKRIAAAPVCGENVPTEEKLKAWKAFLQIEEKIAKARQFCVRYVSHNYNFKRRISFEIDVASATLDGFYQNSLDVENFWERARRTKNEDLKLFETAPVGKNWISGRQLGTVEEVDPNRCIISLTLERDLAEFMATERYKLPDTGFLCFEAVGDIQQIQRKKKALDDLNNGYTQNPYLGNFLFDASQARQIKTTVELQPQDLLLSSANPGQKAAVEKVLAAKDLVLIQGPPGTGKTTVIAEICYQIALRGGRTLIASQANLAVDNALSRLVHNPVIRAVRKGRAEKVGEEGQPFLEDQVIGRWLENTANDCENNLTQRLENIQTFSQLLASSQRFTAYFQAEEEFNQQQTKFNKNKLKVEANFKTQEKSYNETVEKQNEVESLIAGLENILNTAPNINWEAPEVTNFLPLLKPYTEDNSLVEEFLANVRQTIKYTDELGFVRPALGAFGLAVWLRETVAREIFEFKTSLTYAQNASKAISEVAASVQIVQQNFASLNQLQPDYQKYLAKLQNIQQTIQIWENRKREIDYIISAVKEWKSTAASLLYQTLKECHQSGLPLTENLVDLPLGLLMFANTLKLPIVPKGYKINLPEWELLTKAIAYEIDGNFTDRQGKQHNFSYFLQQNFSQIPMVLSKSDRTQWQETYQQFNNYQLLNPKQRKLLVENTQVFLIRMQRTYGKSWEWNNIDSTLTRITQELLDTILANARQCVLKVKTETDQQLQHLQRVLNELQKNEVSQQQISITQAEVEKAQQDANLQLGQVINILQELNQQNIPAQLRILTEQYLATQSKIWEQPQEFSNQVHSWETSISQLETLISLLEPFAVLEMIKNSLYEHLSKVQQETENSLQQLQKFQISLREIEQKLQPQPSKSLIEERDWWLTEWQTIPDKFKPEKFANDLFNIELLRSINISFESWQQQLKKDEDYLNKYQNFVQDWIEKLRQPNERDRDDLRRIYLDNANVVGITCVQAANRGFSEEFKSFDVVIIDEVSKCTPPELLIPALKGKKLVMVGDHRQLPPMLDTSTLEEVAQTIGNTRDELQFLEESLFKSQFESADESIKQMLTTQYRMHPFIMGAINQFYDGKLESGILEPDTKRAHHLADEIIQESQHLIWVKTPIENQFLEQRNGTSYFNTQEIDAIERLCQQFETTWASKVANGEPKKEIAVITFYGAQLRKIDERLQSELFPSLEIRTGTVDRFQGMERPVVIVSMVRNNSKGDVGFAKKPERVNVAFSRAQELLIIVGCHNLFTHQSGKVGSMYSEVSNIVSLHGGFVDASRLFS, from the coding sequence ATGAACAACGGCAAACTCAGAATATACGAACTAGCAAAAGAATTGAATTTAGATAGCAAGAAGCTATTATTAATTTGCGAAAAACTCAAAATTGTAGTTAAAAGTCATACCAGTACAATATCAGAATCTGACGCAGAACGTATTCGTCTAGCGGTAAATAAACTAACAGCAAAATCCTCGAAAGCTAAAACAAACTCTGAAGATTGGGGCTATATGTTTATAGCTTCAGCAATTGATAGTTTTATCCGCCATCTTGAAGGTGAAACGGCCCTTAAATCATATCCCGAATTTAGGGAGCGGCGCGATCGCGCCAATAAGTTAATGTTGGAATGTGTCGGTAAAAAGCCTTCTCTATTTTATGTACGTCGCAAAGGTGCAGGCAAAGAAGCAAGAGAGGAAATTTGGGATTTAACCATAGCAACAGACTCCGATGATTTTCCATTACCTGCAAGACTTGAGAAGCTCAGAAAAACATTAGGATTTAGAGCGGCTGTACCAAAAGATGGACGCGACGGGATAAAAATACTTTCGGCTCAATTGTTACAACCCTCACGGGGGCACGCCGATAGCTATGCTATACCTTGTCGCTTGCGTCTCTTACCTAATCATCAGCATCATCTCGACATTCCACCCGCAACATTAAAACGCATCGCAGCCGCGCCAGTTTGTGGCGAAAATGTGCCCACGGAAGAGAAGCTTAAAGCTTGGAAAGCGTTTTTGCAAATTGAGGAAAAAATTGCGAAAGCACGTCAGTTTTGTGTGCGTTATGTAAGTCATAATTATAACTTCAAAAGACGAATCAGTTTTGAAATAGATGTAGCTTCAGCTACCCTTGATGGGTTTTATCAAAATTCCCTCGATGTAGAAAACTTTTGGGAACGAGCAAGACGCACAAAAAACGAAGATTTAAAGCTTTTTGAAACTGCTCCCGTCGGCAAAAATTGGATTAGCGGTCGTCAATTAGGAACTGTTGAAGAAGTTGACCCCAACCGTTGTATCATTAGTCTCACATTAGAACGCGACTTAGCTGAATTTATGGCAACAGAGCGTTATAAGTTGCCAGATACCGGATTTTTGTGTTTTGAAGCAGTTGGTGATATTCAGCAGATTCAGCGCAAGAAAAAAGCTTTAGATGATTTAAATAATGGTTACACCCAAAATCCATATTTGGGTAACTTCCTATTCGATGCTTCTCAGGCTAGACAAATCAAAACAACTGTTGAACTTCAACCACAAGATTTATTATTATCTTCTGCAAATCCTGGTCAGAAAGCAGCAGTAGAAAAGGTACTTGCCGCTAAGGATCTTGTTCTTATCCAAGGGCCACCAGGTACTGGAAAAACTACCGTAATTGCCGAGATTTGCTATCAAATTGCACTTCGCGGTGGACGTACCTTAATCGCATCTCAAGCCAATTTGGCAGTAGATAACGCCCTGAGTCGATTAGTTCACAACCCCGTAATTCGCGCTGTAAGAAAAGGTAGAGCCGAAAAAGTTGGGGAGGAAGGACAGCCATTTTTAGAAGACCAAGTGATTGGTAGATGGCTAGAAAATACAGCAAATGACTGCGAAAATAATCTTACTCAACGGCTCGAAAATATCCAAACTTTCAGTCAATTACTTGCATCATCACAAAGATTTACAGCCTACTTCCAAGCAGAGGAAGAATTCAATCAGCAACAAACTAAATTCAATAAAAATAAGTTAAAAGTAGAGGCAAACTTTAAAACTCAAGAAAAATCTTACAATGAAACCGTAGAAAAACAGAACGAAGTTGAATCCCTAATTGCAGGATTGGAAAATATACTAAATACTGCACCAAATATAAACTGGGAAGCTCCAGAAGTTACAAATTTTTTGCCGCTTCTTAAGCCATACACAGAAGATAACAGTTTAGTAGAAGAATTTTTAGCAAATGTTCGTCAAACCATAAAATATACTGATGAACTTGGCTTTGTGCGTCCGGCGCTTGGTGCTTTTGGTTTAGCGGTTTGGTTGCGTGAAACTGTAGCAAGAGAAATTTTTGAATTTAAAACTTCTTTGACTTATGCTCAAAATGCAAGTAAAGCTATATCAGAAGTTGCAGCATCAGTACAGATTGTCCAACAAAATTTCGCCTCATTAAATCAGCTACAACCAGATTATCAGAAATATCTTGCCAAACTGCAAAACATACAGCAAACAATCCAGATATGGGAAAACCGCAAACGGGAAATAGATTATATTATCTCAGCAGTTAAGGAATGGAAATCTACAGCAGCTTCTCTTCTCTATCAAACTTTAAAAGAATGTCATCAATCAGGTTTACCATTAACAGAGAATTTAGTGGACTTGCCACTAGGTTTGTTGATGTTTGCTAATACATTAAAATTACCAATAGTACCAAAAGGTTACAAAATTAACCTGCCAGAATGGGAGTTATTGACAAAAGCGATCGCTTATGAAATAGACGGAAATTTTACTGACAGACAGGGTAAACAGCATAATTTTAGTTATTTTTTACAACAAAATTTTAGTCAGATTCCAATGGTGCTATCAAAGAGCGATCGCACCCAATGGCAAGAAACCTATCAACAATTTAACAATTATCAGCTACTCAACCCCAAACAGCGAAAATTACTAGTTGAAAATACCCAAGTTTTTTTAATTAGAATGCAACGGACTTATGGAAAATCGTGGGAATGGAATAATATCGACTCTACTCTCACCCGAATTACACAAGAATTGCTAGATACAATCCTTGCAAATGCACGTCAATGTGTTTTAAAAGTAAAAACAGAAACCGATCAACAGCTTCAGCATCTCCAACGAGTATTAAATGAACTTCAAAAAAATGAAGTTAGCCAACAGCAAATATCCATTACTCAAGCTGAGGTAGAAAAAGCACAGCAAGACGCTAACTTGCAGCTTGGACAAGTTATAAATATTTTGCAAGAACTTAATCAACAAAATATTCCTGCTCAATTACGCATTCTAACTGAACAATATCTCGCAACACAATCAAAGATTTGGGAGCAGCCACAAGAATTTTCAAATCAAGTGCATTCTTGGGAAACTTCCATTAGTCAACTTGAAACCTTAATTTCATTATTAGAACCCTTTGCTGTCTTGGAGATGATCAAAAATTCTCTCTATGAGCATTTATCAAAGGTACAACAAGAAACTGAAAATTCTCTACAGCAGCTTCAAAAATTCCAAATTAGCCTACGCGAAATAGAACAAAAATTACAACCACAGCCATCAAAAAGTTTAATAGAAGAAAGAGACTGGTGGTTGACAGAATGGCAAACAATACCGGATAAATTTAAACCAGAGAAGTTTGCTAATGACTTGTTTAATATAGAGTTATTACGCAGCATAAATATCAGCTTTGAATCTTGGCAACAGCAATTAAAAAAAGATGAAGATTATCTCAATAAATATCAAAATTTTGTACAAGATTGGATAGAAAAATTAAGACAGCCAAATGAACGCGATCGCGACGATTTAAGGCGCATATATTTAGATAATGCTAACGTCGTCGGTATCACCTGTGTTCAAGCTGCAAATAGAGGTTTTTCGGAAGAGTTCAAATCTTTTGATGTTGTCATCATTGATGAAGTTAGTAAGTGTACTCCACCAGAATTACTAATCCCAGCATTGAAAGGTAAAAAGTTAGTCATGGTAGGCGATCATCGGCAATTACCACCCATGCTTGATACTAGTACTTTGGAAGAAGTTGCTCAAACAATTGGCAACACACGAGATGAACTACAATTTTTAGAAGAATCACTATTTAAAAGCCAGTTTGAATCTGCTGATGAAAGCATTAAACAAATGCTAACTACACAATATCGAATGCATCCATTTATTATGGGAGCGATCAATCAGTTTTATGACGGTAAACTAGAATCTGGTATTTTGGAACCTGACACAAAACGCGCACATCATTTAGCAGACGAAATTATCCAAGAATCTCAGCATCTTATCTGGGTAAAAACGCCTATTGAGAATCAGTTTTTAGAGCAAAGAAACGGAACTTCTTACTTTAATACTCAAGAAATTGATGCAATTGAACGTCTGTGTCAGCAGTTCGAGACTACTTGGGCTTCTAAAGTTGCTAATGGTGAACCAAAAAAAGAAATTGCTGTAATTACATTTTATGGCGCTCAATTAAGAAAAATTGATGAACGCCTACAATCTGAACTTTTTCCTTCGCTAGAAATTCGTACTGGTACAGTAGACCGATTTCAAGGTATGGAAAGACCTGTTGTAATTGTGAGTATGGTTCGCAACAATAGTAAAGGAGATGTGGGATTTGCGAAGAAGCCAGAACGGGTAAATGTTGCATTTTCTCGCGCTCAAGAACTGCTGATAATTGTGGGTTGTCATAATTTGTTTACCCATCAATCAGGTAAAGTCGGAAGTATGTATTCCGAAGTATCAAATATTGTAAGTCTTCATGGAGGTTTTGTAGATGCTTCTCGCCTCTTTAGCTAA
- a CDS encoding alpha/beta fold hydrolase → MTVTTQQLPTQDAFEKFIWTWQGYKIQYTVMGTGRPLVLVHGFGASIGHWRKNIPVLANAGYQVFAIDLLGFGGSDKATIDYTVEVWVELLKDFCTAHIHEPAVFIGNSIGALLSLIVLVEHPEIAAGGILINSAGGLSHRPHELNPPLRIVMSTFNRFVRSPITGKFVYNRIRQKAQIRRTLYQVYRNREAVTDELVDLLYTPSCDPGAQQVFASILTAPPGPSPEELLPKVERPLLVIWGADDPWTPITGAKIYEEARENGKEIKIVPIPNAGHCPHDEVPDIVNAQIVDWLAQS, encoded by the coding sequence ATGACTGTAACTACACAACAGCTTCCAACTCAAGACGCCTTTGAAAAATTCATTTGGACTTGGCAGGGCTACAAAATCCAGTACACTGTCATGGGTACAGGACGACCTTTAGTACTGGTTCACGGCTTCGGTGCTTCCATTGGACACTGGCGCAAAAATATCCCAGTTTTAGCTAATGCTGGCTACCAGGTCTTTGCTATAGACCTTTTAGGTTTTGGCGGTTCCGATAAAGCAACCATTGATTACACTGTGGAAGTTTGGGTGGAATTACTCAAAGATTTCTGCACAGCACACATACACGAACCTGCTGTATTTATTGGCAACTCCATCGGCGCACTTTTGAGCTTGATTGTACTGGTAGAACATCCAGAAATTGCTGCTGGTGGTATTCTAATTAACTCTGCGGGTGGATTGAGTCATCGTCCCCACGAATTGAACCCGCCACTACGGATTGTGATGTCAACTTTTAATCGGTTTGTGCGATCGCCAATTACAGGTAAATTTGTCTATAACCGCATCCGCCAAAAAGCCCAAATTCGCCGCACCCTCTACCAAGTTTACCGGAACCGTGAAGCCGTCACCGATGAATTAGTCGATTTACTTTATACTCCCTCATGCGACCCAGGAGCGCAACAAGTTTTCGCCTCCATTCTCACAGCCCCTCCTGGCCCAAGTCCAGAGGAACTTTTGCCCAAAGTAGAACGTCCTTTATTAGTAATTTGGGGTGCTGATGATCCTTGGACACCAATTACCGGGGCAAAGATTTACGAAGAGGCGCGTGAGAATGGCAAAGAAATCAAAATTGTTCCCATTCCCAATGCCGGTCATTGTCCTCACGATGAAGTTCCAGATATTGTTAATGCCCAGATTGTCGATTGGCTAGCGCAAAGTTAA
- a CDS encoding histone deacetylase family protein, which produces MDLPIIYHPDYIAPLPEGHRFPMSKFRQLYELLLADGVANQEQFHTPERPPLELIELVHTPSYVQAYCEGTLDAKAQRRIGLPWSPALANRTCVAVGGTILTAKLALSQGLACNTAGGTHHAFPNYGSGFCIFNDLAIACRVLQKLGLVQKILIVDLDVHQGDGTAFIFQDDDSVFTFSMHCEVNFPGTKQNSDLDVPLPVGMEDDAYLQTLANYLSDLLSKVKPDLVFYDAGVDPHIGDRLGKLALTDAGIFRREMQVLSTCMSSGYPVACVIGGGYADDMKSLVWRHSLLHRAASEVYHQYKL; this is translated from the coding sequence ATGGACTTGCCAATTATTTACCACCCAGATTACATTGCTCCCCTACCAGAAGGACATCGTTTCCCGATGTCTAAGTTCCGACAACTCTACGAATTGCTGTTAGCTGATGGTGTGGCAAATCAAGAACAATTTCATACCCCCGAACGTCCACCGCTAGAATTGATAGAGTTAGTACACACTCCAAGCTACGTTCAAGCTTACTGTGAGGGAACCCTAGATGCCAAAGCACAACGACGCATTGGTTTGCCTTGGAGTCCAGCATTAGCGAATCGTACCTGTGTGGCGGTAGGTGGTACGATACTTACTGCTAAACTGGCATTAAGTCAGGGTTTAGCTTGTAATACGGCTGGTGGAACTCATCATGCTTTTCCCAATTATGGATCTGGTTTTTGTATTTTCAACGATTTAGCGATCGCCTGTCGCGTTTTACAAAAACTCGGACTTGTCCAAAAAATCCTGATTGTAGATTTGGATGTGCATCAAGGAGACGGCACCGCTTTTATCTTCCAAGACGACGACAGCGTTTTTACTTTCTCGATGCACTGCGAAGTCAATTTCCCCGGTACTAAACAAAACAGCGATTTGGATGTTCCTTTGCCCGTGGGAATGGAAGATGATGCTTATTTACAAACTTTAGCGAATTATTTATCAGATTTGTTGTCTAAAGTCAAGCCAGACTTGGTATTTTATGATGCAGGTGTTGACCCTCATATAGGCGATCGCTTGGGAAAATTAGCCCTTACTGATGCTGGCATTTTTCGCCGAGAAATGCAGGTTTTGAGTACCTGTATGAGTAGCGGTTATCCAGTCGCCTGCGTCATTGGTGGCGGTTATGCTGATGATATGAAATCTTTAGTATGGCGGCATTCCCTATTGCATCGGGCCGCTAGCGAAGTTTACCATCAGTACAAACTATAG
- a CDS encoding carboxypeptidase-like regulatory domain-containing protein: protein MLLASLAKPIDDNLKSFVDEIEAIASLPFFDRNNNGKQDGGEEVYTDNADLLLTLNNKPLKSFLPQIQGDACGGLCLRTLVRMPPGIYRLDLDPPAGLPPDWQAAVESSAVDVIAGSYTPVMIPLIRSYTRSGVVTDAQGKAIAGARVEAIRPDQGTRRFSVTNGAGVYYLEGLPQGKYTLQINGKSAGSLKLEESSEPFQELNLQQPSIP, encoded by the coding sequence ATGCTTCTCGCCTCTTTAGCTAAACCTATTGATGACAACCTAAAGAGTTTTGTAGACGAAATTGAGGCGATCGCGTCATTGCCATTTTTTGACCGGAACAATAACGGCAAACAGGATGGAGGGGAAGAAGTTTATACAGATAACGCTGATTTATTGTTGACTCTGAACAATAAACCGCTTAAGTCATTTTTGCCACAAATTCAGGGCGATGCCTGCGGCGGGCTTTGCCTACGCACTTTAGTACGGATGCCTCCTGGCATTTATCGCCTCGATCTTGATCCACCAGCAGGTTTACCTCCTGATTGGCAGGCGGCGGTTGAGTCTTCTGCCGTTGATGTGATTGCTGGTAGTTACACCCCTGTGATGATTCCGCTAATTCGTTCTTACACGCGATCGGGGGTAGTCACGGATGCTCAAGGTAAAGCGATCGCAGGCGCACGGGTAGAAGCTATACGACCAGATCAGGGGACTCGGCGTTTTTCTGTTACCAACGGTGCTGGAGTCTATTATTTAGAAGGCTTGCCACAGGGTAAATACACTCTACAAATCAACGGTAAATCTGCTGGGAGCTTGAAATTGGAAGAGTCTTCTGAACCATTCCAAGAGCTTAATTTGCAACAGCCGTCAATCCCCTAA